A genome region from Thermogemmata fonticola includes the following:
- a CDS encoding ATP-binding protein — translation MLAIVPVTPEGRGRTASRSGTPTGLVPHGRPVVPVPRLRRRDPAESLRMRFIIANEFYEQMRQIADHPPDCYVRPGEYLHHLYIDGVKYVVAPAVYDCLQQAEAKNDAEAIAHLRLHWQHYLALRAEAEQLGALSDEVTLLGDPPPDDNAAPPTPAAPPYAPPIPTRWEDLGLDLAFLYDLILRTLFARGQLPAGELARTLALPFGLLNPLLQNMRKQALIDIVAQHGHAGDAGFVYALKPPKGNEALTLALEKTTYVGPAPVPYHDYVETVLAQSIRRLVVTRRTIRQAFQDLVLAEDLLHQIGPAINSAQSIFFFGYPGNGKSSIAERITRLMHDTIYIPHAVEVHGQVIKLYDPVLHHAVPPESPANPDDPPLAHAAPADPRFLRIQRPTIIVGGELTLDMLDLRYNPTTRLYEAPLQMKANGGVFMIDDFGRQQVRPMDLLNRWIIPLEKHYDYLTTASGNKIEIPFDQLLIFSTNLDPHQLADEAFLRRIKFKIEVRNPDEHQYRQVWQLVCHTRRIPYDEDGINYLIDKWYRPYQRPFRMCHPRDLLDQMIAIAKYNLERVNFSPDLIDAACATYFVSQEKKDFGAQLRLS, via the coding sequence TTGCTAGCGATAGTTCCTGTGACGCCCGAAGGCCGCGGCAGGACCGCCTCCCGTTCCGGCACGCCCACCGGCCTGGTTCCCCACGGTCGCCCCGTTGTTCCGGTCCCCCGCTTGCGGCGGCGTGACCCTGCGGAGTCCCTGCGCATGCGCTTCATCATCGCCAACGAATTCTACGAGCAAATGCGGCAGATCGCCGATCACCCCCCGGATTGCTACGTCCGCCCCGGCGAATACCTCCACCACCTCTACATCGACGGCGTCAAATACGTGGTCGCCCCCGCCGTCTACGACTGCCTGCAACAAGCCGAAGCCAAAAACGACGCCGAAGCCATCGCCCACCTGCGCCTCCACTGGCAGCATTACCTGGCCCTGCGCGCCGAAGCCGAACAACTCGGCGCCCTCTCCGACGAAGTCACCCTCCTCGGCGACCCGCCCCCCGACGACAACGCCGCCCCCCCCACACCCGCCGCGCCCCCCTATGCACCCCCCATCCCCACCCGCTGGGAAGACCTCGGCCTGGACCTCGCCTTCCTCTACGACCTCATCCTCCGCACCCTCTTTGCCCGCGGCCAACTCCCCGCCGGCGAACTCGCCCGCACCCTCGCCCTCCCCTTCGGCCTCCTCAACCCCCTCCTGCAAAACATGCGCAAACAGGCCCTCATCGACATCGTCGCCCAGCACGGCCACGCCGGCGATGCCGGCTTCGTCTACGCCCTCAAACCCCCCAAAGGCAACGAAGCCCTCACCCTCGCCCTCGAAAAAACCACCTACGTCGGACCCGCTCCCGTCCCCTACCACGACTACGTCGAAACCGTCCTCGCCCAATCCATCCGACGACTCGTCGTCACCCGACGCACCATCCGCCAGGCCTTCCAAGACCTCGTCCTCGCCGAAGACCTCCTCCACCAAATCGGCCCCGCCATCAACTCCGCCCAGTCCATCTTCTTCTTCGGCTACCCCGGCAACGGCAAATCCAGCATCGCCGAACGCATCACCCGCCTCATGCACGATACCATCTACATCCCCCACGCCGTCGAAGTCCACGGCCAGGTCATCAAACTCTATGACCCCGTCCTCCACCACGCCGTCCCACCCGAATCCCCCGCTAACCCCGACGATCCCCCCCTCGCCCACGCTGCCCCCGCCGACCCCCGCTTCCTCCGCATCCAGCGACCCACCATCATCGTCGGCGGCGAACTCACCCTCGACATGCTCGACCTGCGCTACAACCCCACCACCCGACTCTACGAAGCCCCCCTGCAAATGAAAGCCAACGGCGGCGTCTTCATGATCGACGACTTCGGACGACAACAAGTCCGACCCATGGACCTCCTCAACCGCTGGATCATCCCCCTCGAAAAACACTACGACTACCTCACCACCGCCAGCGGCAACAAAATCGAAATCCCCTTCGATCAGCTCCTCATCTTCAGCACCAACCTCGACCCCCACCAGCTCGCCGACGAAGCCTTCCTCCGCCGCATCAAATTCAAAATCGAAGTCCGCAACCCCGACGAACACCAATACCGCCAGGTCTGGCAACTCGTCTGCCACACCCGCCGCATCCCCTACGACGAAGACGGCATCAACTACCTCATCGACAAATGGTACCGCCCCTACCAACGCCCCTTCCGCATGTGCCACCCCCGCGACCTGCTCGACCAAATGATCGCCATCGCCAAATACAACCTCGAACGCGTCAACTTCAGCCCGGACCTCATCGACGCCGCCTGCGCCACCTACTTCGTCAGCCAGGAGAAAAAAGACTTCGGCGCCCAACTCCGCCTGAGCTAA